The Microbulbifer sp. YPW1 genome contains a region encoding:
- a CDS encoding GbsR/MarR family transcriptional regulator, with protein MKLSSQAQAFVLHFGEMGSRWGFNRTVGQMFALLTIHSEPVNADQLAEALKISRGNVSMGLKELQAWRLIELHHQPGDRKDYFTAAGSIWDLARTVFEERRKRELDPTLTLLRQLLLTDPRDPQEAQAQERIQEVYSLLEMLDQFANTLSKLEHKDLIRLMKLGSGLNKLLDLKAGAKSKKSNS; from the coding sequence ATGAAACTCTCCAGTCAGGCGCAGGCCTTTGTACTGCATTTTGGTGAAATGGGTAGCCGCTGGGGCTTCAATCGCACCGTCGGGCAAATGTTTGCCCTGTTGACGATCCACTCCGAACCGGTGAATGCCGACCAGCTGGCGGAGGCGCTGAAGATCAGTCGCGGCAATGTGAGTATGGGGCTCAAGGAATTGCAGGCCTGGCGCCTGATCGAATTACATCACCAGCCCGGAGACAGGAAAGACTATTTCACCGCGGCCGGCTCCATCTGGGATCTCGCCCGCACGGTGTTTGAAGAACGCCGCAAGCGCGAGCTGGATCCGACCCTCACCCTGCTGCGCCAGCTGCTGTTGACCGATCCCAGGGACCCACAGGAAGCCCAGGCGCAGGAGCGTATCCAGGAGGTCTACAGCCTGCTGGAAATGCTCGACCAGTTCGCCAATACCCTGAGCAAGCTGGAGCACAAGGACCTGATTCGGCTTATGAAACTGGGCTCAGGACTGAACAAGCTGCTGGACCTCAAGGCCGGCGCCAAGTCGAAAAAATCCAATAGCTAA
- a CDS encoding DUF1853 family protein translates to MTDPDTPTLPSTYPDHWDNLLWALTTDDISETSSLPWLPSERRAELGDFFAAPAMRASLENILRTFVESTSSRRLGVYFENLWTFAFRYHPQYQLIARNLPLRVAGKTLGELDFVVRYLPHDVTEHWEVAVKFYLQIAEAWVGPGLKDRLDIKLARTRDHQLPIIHQPEVKPLLRGQSIEIQRQWTLMPGRRFHPLGNAATGEDYWWADWPGFLRTFADKPWHWLQLPKQCWLAPCAPIHDTPPLTLTDATGAITEKLNARGPLCIAAVDKYREVTRGFIVPNDWASRAQLATP, encoded by the coding sequence ATGACTGATCCGGACACCCCAACTCTCCCTTCAACCTATCCCGACCATTGGGACAACCTGTTGTGGGCGCTCACCACTGACGATATCAGTGAGACATCTTCCCTGCCCTGGCTGCCGAGCGAACGGCGCGCAGAATTAGGGGATTTTTTTGCCGCGCCGGCGATGCGGGCTTCCCTGGAAAATATTTTACGCACGTTTGTAGAGTCGACCAGCAGCCGGCGCCTGGGAGTCTATTTCGAAAACCTCTGGACATTTGCCTTCAGGTATCACCCCCAGTACCAGCTGATCGCGCGCAATCTCCCGCTCCGGGTTGCCGGTAAGACGCTCGGTGAGCTGGATTTCGTGGTGCGGTATCTTCCCCACGATGTCACCGAACACTGGGAAGTGGCGGTCAAATTCTACTTGCAGATTGCAGAGGCCTGGGTCGGCCCCGGCCTGAAGGACCGGCTGGATATCAAACTCGCACGCACCCGCGATCACCAGCTTCCGATAATTCACCAGCCGGAAGTCAAGCCACTCCTGCGCGGCCAGAGCATTGAGATACAACGACAGTGGACACTGATGCCAGGGCGCCGCTTCCACCCGCTAGGCAATGCCGCAACCGGTGAGGATTACTGGTGGGCAGACTGGCCTGGCTTCCTGCGCACCTTTGCCGACAAACCCTGGCACTGGCTGCAACTGCCCAAGCAATGCTGGCTCGCTCCCTGCGCCCCCATCCACGATACCCCGCCGCTCACATTGACCGATGCCACCGGCGCAATCACCGAAAAGCTAAATGCCCGAGGGCCCCTGTGTATCGCCGCTGTGGATAAATACCGCGAAGTCACCCGCGGATTTATCGTGCCGAATGACTGGGCTTCCCGGGCGCAGCTCGCCACTCCCTAA
- a CDS encoding autotransporter outer membrane beta-barrel domain-containing protein has protein sequence MSSDSASRWHAGIWLALGLTAFPLGAIADCSPGNTGTAGPDQILCDEDNDAEGADVNSFGGNDTLDLNGGTIGNVDAGDGDDLVNLNGAVIETDLLTGNGNDTVIIDVRDSEIGNYFGGGLNTGAGNDRLELYDGLIFVAEMGAGDDYVLLDGGFIYEKLSLGDGDDTLYLDEGLVYHVDGGNGSDYIEIDAYAYEGDAILDGGDDLYADDGYIDTLRFKLDHLLDGGDLLNWERIIVNGSTRLRLFNDLSVGGGRDGEQPLGLDIRFGAIVEPTESQFTIFGDVNNAGTLLLANGEFNRLDISSHANGRFGNYDGRGRDARLWMDTTLAGDDAPTDFLSIEGNASGRTFVRIYNAGGDGAITTGNGIPIIRVGGNNPPRAFILDGDYRGYDRRPATVGGAYGYSLHRGAINNPDNGTWYLRSTIVDPFTDSGQLIPRWQPGAVLYETYAQAIRRMNAPTTLRKRVGNRFWAGTSHRDRGVCCYGNAIERAIDGGGLWIRGNSAYSENDPERSTSYSQWQQDFGQIQLGADFSFDPAVYRGRLVLGVFAQYGYGSTELDSYFGHGDIRTDNWGIGSTFTWYGSQGSYADIQAQFNWFDSDLYSHELWYLGTGNDAIGFNFSVEGGHSFRLCDFYSITPQLQLAYTAEDIDDNFDPYGAYLADTDNRGAFARLGVAFEQRVSQRVNRNMYGNLLLERIGLYAIANAFYYFDDKTEVDVSGSALYQARDDWWGQLGLGFTYDQCGDRCSVYGEVDYATSMDNFGDSYETSLTFGFRFKW, from the coding sequence ATGAGTTCTGATTCAGCATCACGTTGGCACGCGGGCATTTGGCTCGCTCTGGGTCTTACTGCGTTTCCACTGGGTGCCATAGCCGACTGCAGCCCGGGCAATACCGGTACTGCCGGGCCCGACCAGATATTGTGTGACGAAGATAACGATGCAGAAGGAGCCGATGTAAACAGTTTCGGGGGAAACGATACTCTGGATCTGAACGGCGGCACTATCGGCAATGTGGATGCCGGCGATGGTGATGACCTCGTCAACCTGAACGGCGCGGTGATTGAAACCGACCTGCTTACCGGAAATGGCAACGATACCGTCATCATCGACGTTCGCGATTCGGAAATCGGTAACTATTTCGGCGGTGGCCTGAATACCGGCGCGGGAAATGATCGGCTGGAACTCTACGATGGCCTTATTTTTGTTGCAGAGATGGGCGCCGGTGACGATTACGTTTTACTGGATGGTGGTTTTATCTATGAGAAGCTGTCGCTGGGGGACGGGGACGACACTCTCTATCTGGATGAGGGCCTGGTCTATCACGTTGATGGTGGAAATGGATCCGACTACATAGAGATTGATGCCTACGCCTACGAAGGAGATGCCATTCTCGATGGCGGCGATGATCTCTACGCAGATGACGGCTACATCGATACCCTGCGTTTCAAACTAGACCACCTGCTCGACGGTGGCGACCTGCTCAACTGGGAACGGATTATCGTCAACGGCAGTACGCGTTTGCGACTGTTCAATGATCTATCTGTTGGCGGTGGCCGCGATGGTGAGCAGCCTCTGGGACTGGATATCCGTTTTGGTGCCATTGTTGAACCCACTGAATCCCAGTTCACTATTTTTGGCGATGTGAACAACGCGGGCACGCTGTTACTCGCAAATGGCGAATTCAACCGCCTCGACATCAGTAGCCACGCAAATGGACGCTTCGGTAACTACGACGGGCGCGGGCGCGACGCGCGCCTGTGGATGGATACCACACTCGCCGGGGACGACGCCCCGACGGACTTCCTGAGTATTGAGGGCAACGCAAGCGGCCGCACCTTTGTGCGTATCTACAATGCAGGTGGCGACGGCGCAATCACTACTGGTAATGGCATTCCCATTATCCGGGTAGGAGGAAATAACCCGCCCAGGGCATTTATCCTCGATGGCGATTACCGGGGCTACGACAGGCGCCCGGCTACCGTCGGCGGCGCTTATGGTTATAGCCTGCACCGCGGCGCTATCAACAATCCCGACAATGGCACCTGGTACCTGCGATCTACCATCGTTGACCCCTTTACCGATAGCGGCCAGCTGATTCCACGCTGGCAACCCGGCGCTGTACTGTATGAAACCTATGCCCAGGCGATCCGTCGCATGAACGCGCCAACCACACTGCGCAAGCGTGTGGGTAACCGATTCTGGGCCGGCACCAGCCACCGCGATCGCGGCGTCTGCTGTTACGGCAATGCCATTGAACGTGCAATCGATGGCGGCGGCTTGTGGATTAGGGGGAATTCCGCCTATAGCGAAAATGATCCCGAACGGTCGACATCTTATTCACAGTGGCAACAGGATTTTGGCCAAATTCAGCTGGGTGCAGATTTTTCCTTTGATCCAGCGGTTTACCGGGGGCGCCTGGTACTCGGCGTTTTTGCCCAGTACGGCTACGGCAGTACCGAGCTCGATAGTTACTTTGGCCACGGCGACATCCGTACCGATAACTGGGGCATCGGCAGCACCTTCACCTGGTATGGCAGCCAGGGGAGTTACGCGGATATCCAGGCGCAATTCAACTGGTTCGATTCCGACCTCTATTCCCACGAACTCTGGTATCTCGGCACCGGCAATGATGCCATCGGGTTTAATTTTTCCGTAGAGGGCGGGCACAGCTTCAGGTTGTGTGACTTCTATTCCATCACACCCCAGCTCCAGCTGGCCTATACCGCCGAAGATATCGATGACAATTTCGATCCCTACGGCGCTTACCTGGCCGACACGGATAACCGGGGCGCGTTCGCGCGACTGGGCGTGGCGTTCGAGCAGCGCGTCAGCCAGCGGGTCAATCGCAATATGTACGGCAATCTGCTGCTGGAGCGTATTGGCCTCTACGCCATCGCCAATGCGTTCTATTACTTTGACGACAAGACGGAAGTGGATGTTTCCGGCAGCGCACTGTACCAGGCGCGCGATGATTGGTGGGGACAGCTCGGCCTGGGCTTTACCTACGATCAGTGCGGCGACCGCTGCTCGGTCTACGGCGAAGTGGACTACGCGACCAGCATGGACAACTTCGGGGACAGCTATGAGACGAGCCTTACATTCGGGTTCCGCTTCAAGTGGTAA
- a CDS encoding OmpW family protein: MKKLKLAVCLAFLFPFIAQAQIPVSDVDLTRFYVRVGASFVYPDDNNTSLKYYLLQDWELYRTRWEIEDDTTWNVSGVWRPLPYLGIEMLYIGDSDHSLLLQNFRARPGRDNIHFGRFSASSANLFVNWYMTDLECLGQPYIGVGLNYSDYYDDDLYPEFQNYLQASGMATGPGHFGMTHSWGASAQLGIDWRLGRGFMRSWLINAAVIYTDSNLDTEVTYPTTLGYERLYSEFETNPWTLNLGITYEF; the protein is encoded by the coding sequence ATGAAAAAACTCAAGCTGGCCGTTTGCCTGGCATTCCTGTTCCCTTTTATTGCGCAAGCGCAGATCCCTGTTTCCGATGTAGACCTTACCCGGTTCTACGTACGTGTAGGGGCCAGCTTTGTCTATCCCGATGACAACAACACCTCACTCAAATACTACCTGCTGCAGGACTGGGAGCTCTACAGGACCCGCTGGGAAATCGAGGACGACACCACCTGGAATGTTTCCGGTGTATGGCGACCGCTGCCCTATCTCGGTATCGAGATGTTGTATATTGGCGACTCGGATCACTCGCTGTTGCTGCAAAATTTCCGCGCACGTCCCGGGCGCGACAATATTCATTTCGGGCGATTCAGTGCCTCCTCGGCCAACCTGTTCGTCAACTGGTATATGACGGATCTGGAATGTCTCGGTCAACCATACATTGGCGTTGGACTGAATTATTCCGACTATTACGACGACGACCTTTACCCGGAATTCCAGAACTACCTTCAGGCCAGTGGCATGGCGACGGGACCCGGGCATTTCGGTATGACCCACTCCTGGGGCGCCAGTGCACAACTCGGCATAGACTGGCGCCTGGGCCGCGGATTTATGCGCTCCTGGCTGATCAATGCAGCCGTGATCTACACCGACTCGAATCTCGATACCGAAGTTACTTACCCCACCACACTCGGCTACGAGCGCCTGTATTCAGAATTTGAAACCAACCCCTGGACCCTGAATCTGGGTATCACCTATGAGTTCTGA